The Lysobacterales bacterium nucleotide sequence CCGCCGCGCCGGTCGCCGCCGCCACCGGCCTGGCCGCCACCCGCTACGACGCCCGCGACGCCCAGGCCCTGGCCGCCACCGTGCGCGCCGACCACGCCGGCCAGGCGGTCCTGGTCGTCGGCCACTCCAACACCCTCGACGACCTCGCCGCTGCCTTCGGCGCCCACGGCCTGGCCGATCTCGACGAGTCGCAGTACGACCGGCTGTATGTGGTGCAAGCAGGAAGCAACGACGTTCGGCTGCTGCAACTGCGCTATGGCACGCCCACGCATTGACCGTAGCCTTCCCAGGCATCCGGACCCGGGGCGACTCGACCGCAGGGGCTTCGTGTGCAACCACCCCCCCTGGGAGCGGACTCACCATGGCGCCGGCCACAGGAGTACTGCCATGCAGGCCACCCTGACGTCTCCGGCCGGAGCTTCCTGATGAGTTCCCTAACCGCTCCGCTCCGCTTCCAGGCCCCCCTGCTGCGCCCCGCGCAACCGCGCAACGCCAGCTGGTCGTTCCTGCATGTCCCGGCCGCGGCCAGCGCCCGCCTGCCCTCGCGCGGCCTGGTCACGGTGGCCGGCACCCTGGCCGGCGCGTCCTTCCAGGCAACCCTCTCGCCGGATGGCCAGGGCAGCCACTGGCTGAAGGTCGAACGCGCCCTGCGCGAGGCCGCCGGCGTCGCGGTCGGCGATACCGTGGAACTGGCCATCGCCCCGGCCGTCGAAGAACCCGAACCCGCCCTGCCCGCCGACCTGCGCCGTGCCCTGGCCGCACACCCGGCGGCAAAGGCGCAATGGGCCAGCCTGACGCCGGTCGCGCGCCGCGACTGGATCTTCTGGATCGGCTCTGGCAAACAGGCGCAGACCCGCACCAGACGCATCGCCGCCACCTGCGACATGCTGGCGTCCGGCAAGCGCCGGGCCTGCTGCTTCGATCGCTCGGGGAGGTGGAGCAAGGGGCTGTCGGCGCCCGAACCCGCCGCGTGAGCAGCAGCCGGTCACGGCGGAAACCGGTCGAGCCGGCCAGGTTTCCACCGCTACGATCACGCAGCCCGATCCACGGCGCCATGGTCAGCCACGTTGCGGCGCATCGATAACTGCCCGGCACCGCAGCCGACCGCACTCCGCGACCAATCCAGCAAGTCAATCACCCGCTGCCAGGCGACACCCAAGTCGGCCATGCTGGCGCACCCGTCGTTCCCGCCAGTTCGGAGACCTCGGGGCATATGTATGGCCTTCACGAAGCCCGAACACCGACAGCGCCCGGCGGAACGGGTGCACCCACGAGACCTCGAAGGCAACAGCACGCTCATAGGCGGCAAGTTTGTGGATCGGGTCGAGACCGGCCGTAGACCGTGAAGGCACCCCGATCACCCAGTCCGGCGGACCCCGCAGACCGCGCTCGTCCAACCGTGGTGTGGCATGCTTTCCACCTGCCTCTGAGATGCGCCATGGCCAAGCCAGTCGAAGACCTAGCCGCGCAAGCCCTGAACCTGCCAGCCGAGGACCGTGCGAAGCTGGTCGAGCGCCTGCTCGAGAGCTTCGAGCCACGCTCGCCTGCGCAGGTGGCGTGGTTGCAGCTTGCCGCTACTCGCCGGGATGCCGTTCGCGCGGGCAGCGTATCGATGGTGCCTGGCGATGAGGCGCTCGCCCGCATCCGCAGCCGAATCACGTGAGTTTCTGGCTTCACCCGGACGCAGAAGCAGAACTTGGCGAGGCGGCAGCCTACTACGCCGAACAAGCAAGCCCCTCGTCGCCCGGGCTTTCCTGGCGGAATTCGAGCGCGTTCGCGACCTGCTAGTCGAGAACCAATACCGAGGCCCGCACGGGGAGTACGGCCTTCGCCTGTATCACCTCGATCGTTTCCCTTACACAGTGGTGTACGAGCCAGATGAACAGACGGGCCCGCAGATCTACGCCGTCGCACATCAGCATCGCGAGCCAGGTTATTGGGCCAAGCGCATCGACCCTTAGCCCGGACGTCCACGAGGACGCGTAGTGGGGCCGTCGGGATCGCGCCCTGGCAGCGAAAAGGTGCAGTGCAAGGCTGCCAGGGACGAACTTCCGATCCAGGTCAATGCGCCGCCCGGTCCCTTCGCGGCGCTCCCTTCGGTTAGCAATCAAGCGCATGAGCACCCTGCTGCCCGTCGCGATTCTCGCCCTGCTTTCGCCTGTCGCCAGCGCAACCTGGGCGGACACGCCCGGCGGGCACGTCCCCGCCCGGTTTCTCGGCACCTGGGCGGCCGATGCCGACCTGTGCGGTCAGGAACCCTACGAGTCGATGCTGGAGATCACCCCCGACTCGATCGCGTTCTATGCCAGCGGCGGCCCCATACGCTCGGTGGAGGCGCACAGCGTCGAGGAAGTCACCCTCGTGGCCGAGCTCCACGGCGAGAGCGACGAGACCTGGGCCGAATCAATGACGCTGCGACTCTCCCAGGCCGGAAACAGGCTGGCGATCGACGACAGGGAGGGGTTCCGGCATCGTTGCCCGCCTGCGAATCGCTGACGCAAGCGGTGCGGGAAAGGTTTCCGGGAAAACGCAGGCTCCCCACCCGGCAGACACCTCGAGAGCACGACCTCCAGCCGCATGCGGACGGTGCAGCACATGCCCCATGTCGCCCGAGCAATCGCGCGCCCTCACCCCACCCACAACAACCTCCCCGCCACATACAGCACCAGCACCGCCGTCAGCCGCTTCACCGTGCGCTCGGAGAAGCGGCCGGCGCCCAGCCAGCTGCCGAGCTGGCCGCCGGCCAGCACCGCCAGGAACAGCGGCCACCAGGCCAGCAGTTCGCCAGCGTGGTCCAGGCCGCCCAGCTTGGCGGCCTGGCCGGCCAGGCCGGCCAGCGAGTTGAGCAGGATGAAGACGCTGGCGGTGGCGGCGATGGCCTTGGGCGTGGCCAGGCGCAGGGTGTGCAGCAGGGGCGCCAGGAAGATGCCGCCGCCGATGCCGACCAGGCCGCTGAGCAGGCCGATGCCGGCGCCCAGGGCCAGCGCCAGGGCGAGCTGGCCGGGCGTGCGCCGCGGCGGCGCGGCGGTGGCCTGGCGGCGTTCGAACAGCATCAGCAGGCCGGCCGTCAGCAGGGCCAGGCCGAGCAGCAGCACGAAGGCCTCGCGCCCGATCGGCAGCCGGCCGCCCAACCAGGCCATCGGCATCGACAGCAGCACGAACGGCGCCACGAAGCGCGGGTCCAGGTGGCCGGCGCGGGCGTAGCGCCAGGCGCCGCCGCTCACCACGATCAGGTTGCACACCAGGGCGATGCTGGGCAGCAGCCGGTAGTCGACCTCGGCCAGCACCAGCAGGGCGTTGTAGGTGGAACCGCCGCCGAAACCGACCATGGCGTACAGCAGGGCGGTCAGCGCGAACAGTGCGGCCAGCCAGGTCACGGCGCGGCGTCCCCGCCCTCCAGGTCCTGGTAGTTGCCGGCCTGGAAGCGCGGCGTGCACAGGGCCAGGAACACCAGTTCCTCGGGCCCGGGGTTGGCGATGCGCTGGCGCACGCCGGGCGGGATCAGCACCAGGTCGCCGGGGCCGACCGCCTGCGCCGGCAGTTCGCCGACCTCGACCTCGCCGCGGCCTTCCAGCACCAGGTAGCGCTCGGCGGTGGCGGCCAGGCGGTGCCAGCGCGTGCGGCCGCCGGCCGGCACCCGCGCGCGCGCCACCGACAGCGCCGGGTCGGCGGGGTCGTTGAGCAGCTCCAGGATGTGGCAGCCCTCGACGAACCAGTATTCGCGGGCCGGGTCGGCCCGTCTCACCTGCGCCTGCATCGCCGTCTCCCTCGCTGTCGCCCGCCCGGCGCACGCCGGACCGGCATCGTAGCCGGCCGGGCGGCGCTGCTGCTCAGGCCGCACCTGAGCGGCGCGGCGCAAGTGCTTGGCGCGGCGCGGTTCGTCTCAGCCGGCGCGACGGCCGCGCCGGAAACCGCTTGCGTCCGCCCGCGGAACCACATAAAAAGGTGGCATGCAGCTCACCGACCGCCAGCAGGCCATCCTCGACTTCCTGACCGCCTTCCAGGCCGGCCACGGCTACCCGCCGACCCGCGCCGAGATCGCCCGGGCGTTCGGCTTCTCGCAGGCGCGCAGCGCCGAGGACCACCTGCGGGCGCTGGCCGCCAAGGGCGCGATCGCGCTGGAGGGCGGGCGTTCGCGCGGCATCCGGGTGCTGGCCGGGGCCGGCGCGGGCGAGGAGGGCGACGCGGGCGCGCCGCCGGCCGCCGCCGACCTGCTCAGCCTGCCCCTGGTCGGCCGGGTCGCCGCCGGCGCGCCTATCCTCTCCGACGCCCACATCGCCGGCCGCTACGCGCTGGACCGCGCGCTGTTCCGGCCGCGCCCGCATTTCCTGCTGCGCGTCGAGGGCGACAGCATGCGCGAGGCCGGCATCCTCGACGGCGACCTGATCGCCGTGCACCGCACGCCGGTCGCCGAATCCGGGCAGATCGTGGTGGCGCGGCTGGACGACGAGATCACCGTCAAGCGCCTGCGCCGCGGCGCCGACGGCGGCCTGGCCCTGCTGCCGGCCAATCCCGACTACGCGCCGATCCCGGTCGACCCGGCACGCCAGGCCTTCGCCATCGAGGGCCTGCACGTCGGCGTGATCCGGCGCGGCTGAGGGCCATGACCGCCCTGCACCAGCCGGCCGTTGCCGGCACCGCCGCCGACCCCGCCCTCCCGGTCCGCCCCGACCTGTGGCGCGGCCGCCGCAACCGCAGCGGCACGCCGGCCAGCGCCACCGGCTGGCCGGCGCTGGACGCCCTGCTGCCCGGCGGCGGCTGGCCGGCCGGCGCGGTGTGCGAGGTCCTGCACGGCCACGACGGCTGCGGCGAGCTGGCCGTGCTGCTGCCGGTCCTGGCCCGCCTGGCCAGCCCGGCGCGGCCGCTGGTCTGGGTGGCGCCGCCCTACCGGCCCTTCGCGCCGGCCCTGCGCGCGCACGGCCTGGACCTGGCCGCCCTGCACCTGGTCGAGGCGGCGCCGCAGCAGGCGCTGTGGGCGGCCGAGCAATGCCTGCGCGCCGGCTGCTGCGGCGCCGTGCTGCTGTGGTCGGCCAGCGCCGACGGCACCGCCCTGCGCCGCCTGCAACTGGCCGCCGAGACCGGCCGCGGCCACGCCTTCCTGCTGCGCGACGCCCGCCACGCCGGCAACCCCAGCCCGGCACCGCTGCGCATCGTCGTCCGCCGCGAGCGCGGCGAACCGGTGCTGCGCGTGCTCAAGTGTCGCGGCCTGCTGGCGCCGCCGGCCGGCGAGCTGGCGCTGGTGGCCGGCGATGCCGGGCGCGCGGGCGCTGTCCGGCCCGGGCCGGCCAGCCCCCCGGCGAGGCAGGCGGCGGACGCTGCACCCGGGGCCACCGGCCTCGAGACGAGGCGGGCCGGCGCGGCGTCCGGGTCCGCCGGTGCCCGGCAAGCCACGCTGTTCCAGCCCGCGACCAGGGCGGCGCCCCACACGGCCAGGCCCGACCCGGCGACCGTCCGCCTGCCGGCGCCGTCGTCGGGGCGCGGCGCCGACCCGGCGGGCGCCGGCCGTGCCGTGCCCGTGCGGCTGGCGGCGGGGCAGCCCTCCGCCTGCCTGGCGCCTGCGGCGTCAGGGTCTGACTGTCCGGCTCATCCGGCAGCCGGGCCGGCCTGTCTCGCTCATCCTGCGGCCGGGTCCGGGCACCCGCTCCAGACGGTCCTTGCCGCCGTCGCCGGCCCGGCCAGCGGCGCCGCCGGCACGCCGCCATGAGCGCGTCGCTGTGGGCCTGCCTGCGCCTGGCCGATCCGGCGCTGGCCGCCATGCAGCGGCGGCTGGCCACGGTGCCGGAGCGCCTGGCGGTGCTCGACGGCCCGCCGCAGCGGCCGCAGGTGCTGGCCTGCAGCGACGGCGCCCGCCGCGCCGGGGTGCGCCCGGGCCTGGGCCTGCCGGCAGCCCGCGCCCTGTGCCCGGATCTCATCGCCCTGCCCCGCGATGCCGGTGCCGAGCAGGCGCTGTGGCAACTGCTGGGCGCCTGGGCCTACGGCTTCAGCGACCAGGTCAGCCTGGCCCTGCCCGACGCCGTGGTGCTGGAGGTCGGCGGCAGCCTGCGCCTGTTCCGGGGCTGGCCGGCGCTGGAACGGCAACTGCGCGGCGACCTCGCCCAGCTGGGCCTGGCCGCGCGCCTGGCCCTGGCGCCGCGGCCGCGCGCCGCCTGGGTCCTGGCGGGGCTGGCCGGGGCGGCCTCCTCGCCGGCGGCGGGCCGGACTGCGGGCGGTATCCGGGCCGCGCCGTCGCCTGCCGGCGCGTTGCCGGCGGCCCGTGCTGCCAGAGGGGCGGTTTTTTCCGACGGCAGCGCGCGGGCGGCATGCAGCCCGGGCATCGGGCCAACGATGCCTTCCGGAAAACGCGACAGGGAGGATGCCGGGCAGGCCGGGGTGCGCGCCGCGGGCGACCTGGTCCGGGCGATCGATGCAGCGACCTCCGCCCCGGTCAGCGCGGTGGCCCGCGACGACGCCCTGCGCCGCCTGCTCGACGACCTGCCGGTGAGTGCCGCCGGCTTCGAGCCCGGCGCCCTGGCCGCGGTGCGCGCCATGGGCTTCCTGCGCCTGCGCGAGCTGGCCGCCCTGCCGCGCGACAGCCTGGGCCGCCGGATCGGCGCCGCCGCCCTGGTGCAGATCGACCGCCTGTACGGCCGCGCCCCCGATCCCCTGCCCGGCTGGCAGCCGCCGCAGGGCTTCGAGGCGGTGATCGAGTTCGACGCCCGGCCGACCGCCGTGGAACCGCTGCTGTTCGCGCTGCGCCGGCTGTTCGCCGAACTCGCCGCCGCCCTGCAGGCGCGCGACGGCGGCGTGCAGCGCTTCCGCCTGGTGCTGCTGCACGAGGACGTGCCGGCGACCACCGTGCCGGTCGGCCTGCTGCGTCCCGAGCGCGATCCGGCCCGCCTGCTGGAACTGGCGCGCGCGCGCCTGGAACGCGCCAGCCTGGCGGCGCCGGTCGCCGGCCTGGCCCTGGTCGCCGACGAGCTGCCGCCGTTCCGGCCCGGCCTGGCCGACCTGTTCGCCGGCGCCGCCGAGCGCGGCGACTGGCCGGACCTGCTCGAGCGCCTGCGCGCCCGGCTCGGCGACGAGGCGATCCGCCATCCGGTCGAGCAGGCCGACCATCGCCCCGAACGCGCCACCGCCCTGCGGCCTTCGGCGCTGCCGACACCCGGCGCGCCCCGGCTCGGCGTTAGGCGGCGCGATGGCGGCCTGCCACTGCCCGGCACCGGCGTCGCTGCCGGAGTCGGTGCCTGTGCCTCTGCCCGTGCCGCTGCTGGTACTGCCGCCCGCGGCGTCCCCGCCGCCCTGCCCGCCGACCCCCGCCAGGCGGCCAGCCGCCCGGTCTGGCTGCTGCCCCGTCCGATCCCCCTGCGCGGCCGCCCGGCCCGCGTGCTGTCCGGCCCGGAACGCCTGGAGACCGGCTGGTGGGACGGCGGCGACCTGCGCCGCGACTACTACGTCATCGAGACCGCCCAGGGCCAGCGTGCCTGGGCCTTCTGCCCGGTCGGCGAGCGCGACGGCTGGATGCTGCACGGCTGGTTCGCCTGAGGCGCGAACGCATGGTCCCGTCGCTGGGCAACACCAGGCTCTCCTGCCCGGCCGGAGCTGCCTCCGCGGCACGGCGTGGCGACTTGGGCTCCACGCGGGCGACGCAGCCAGAGGTCGCCGGCAAACCCGGGCAGGCCGGTCCGGCATGGAGGGAGGCCCCGGCAAGCCCCGGCCCTCTCCCCCAGCCCCTCTCCCCGAGGGAGAGGGGAGCAGGACGCGCAAGTCGCCCCCCTCCCCGCGACCCTCTCCGACGCGGCGACGCCCCGCCTCTCCCTCCCCGCCGCGACGGCACACCACTTCTCCTTTCCCGCCGCGACGACGCCCCACTTCTCCTTTCCCGCCGCGACGGCACCCCACTTTTCCTTTCCCGCTGCGACGGCGTCCCACTTCTCCCCTCCCCCGCTTGCGGGGGAGGGGCCGGGGGAGAGGGAAGTCCCTCCGCACCCCGGATGTCGTCACGCCTGTCCGCGGCCGGGACGACAGGCTCTAGGCGAACACACCCCACTTCTCCCCTCCCCCGCCTGCGGGGGAGGGGCCGGGGGAGAGGGCAGGACGCGCCATGAGCGCCGACCTGCCCGACTACGCCGAACTGCACTGCCTGAGCGGCTTCAGCTTCGGCCGCGGCGCCGCCAGCGCCGACGAGCTGTTCGCACGCGCGAAGCGGCTCGGCTACCGGGCGCTGGCGATCACCGACGCGTGCTCGCTGGCGGGCATCGTGCGCGCCCTGGAAGCCAGCGAGGCGCATGGCGTGCCGCTGATCGTCGGCGCCGAGTTCACCCTGGCCTGCGGCCTGAAGTGCGTGCTGCTGTGCGCCGACCACGCCGGCTACCGGCGCCTGTGCGCGCTGATCACCACGGCACGCCGGCGCGCCGGCAAGGGCGGCTACGAGCTGCGCCGCAGCGATGTCGAAGCCGGCAGCAACGACGGCCTGCTGGCGCTGTGGCTGCCCGGCGAGCGGCCCGCGCCCGGCCAGGGCCGCTGGCTGGCCCGGCAGTTCCCACAGCGCACCTGGCTGGCGGTGGAACTGCACCGCGGCCCCGACGATGACGCGCGCCTGGCGCTGCTGCTCGACCTCGCAGCACGCCTCGACCTGCCGGCGGTGGCCAGCGGCGACGTGCACATGCACGAGCGCCGGCGGCGCGCCCTGCAGGACGTGCTCACCGCGATCCGCCTGGGCGTGCCGGTGGCGCAGGCCGGCCATGCCCTGTTCGGCAACGGCGAACGCCACCTGCGCACCCGCCGGGCGCTGGCCGCCATCCACCCGGAACGGCTGCTCGCCGAATCGGTGGCGATCGCCGCGCGCTGCAGCTTCAGCCTGCGCGAGCTGTCCTATCGCTATCCGCGCGAGCTGGTACCCGACGGCCACGACGCCGCCTCCTGGCTGCGCAGCCTCACCGAGGCCGGCCTGCGCCGACGCTGGCCCGGCGGCGAGCCGCTAGCCGTCCGTGACCAGGTCGAACAGGAACTGGCCCTGGTCGGCAGGCTCGGCTACGAGGCCTTCTTCCTCACCGTCGAGGACGTGGTCCGCTTCGCGCGCGGCCGCGGCATCCTGTGCCAGGGCCGCGGCTCGGCGGCGAACTCGGCGGTGTGCTTCGCGCTGGGCATCACCGAGGTCGACCCGTCGCGGTTCCGGCTGCTGTTCGGGCGCTTCCTGTCCGAGGAACGCAACGAGCCGCCCGACATCGACGTCGACTTCGAGCACCAGCGCCGCGAGGAGGTGATCCAGTACGTCTACGGCAAGTACGGCCGCGAGCGCGCCGCGCTGGCCGCCACCGTGATCCGCTGGCAGCCGCGCAGCGCCGCCCGCGAGGTGGCCAAGGCCCTGGGCCTGCCCGCCGACCAGCAGGACGCGCTGAGCCGGGTGTTCGCGCGTGGCCAGGAAGGCGCGGCGCTGGAGGTGCTGCTGGCCGAACAGGGTTTCGCACCGGACTCGCCGGAACTGGCGCGCGTCCTGGCCCTGGTCGACGAACTGGTGCGCCTGCCCCGGCACCTGTCGCAGCACGTCGGCGGCTTCGTGATCGCCGACGAGCCGCTGTCGTCCCTGGTGCCGGTGGAGAACGCCGCCATGGACGGGCGCACCGTCATCCAGTGGGACAAGGACGACCTCGAGGAACTCGGCCTGCTCAAGGTCGACGTGCTGGCCCTGGGCATGCTCTCGTGCCTGCGCCGCGGCCTGGACCTGCTGGCCCGCCATCGCGGCCGGCGCCTGGAGCTGGCGACGATCCCGGCCGAGGACCCGGCGGTGTACGCCATGCTCCAGGGCGGCGACTCGATCGGCGTGTTCCAGGTCGAGTCGCGCGCGCAGATGGCGATGCTGCCGCGCCTGAAGCCGGCCTGCTTCTACGACCTGGTGATCCAGGTGGCGATCGTGCGCCCCGGCCCGATCCAGGGCGGCATGGTCCATCCCTACCTGCGCCGCCGCAACGGCGAGGAACCGGTCGACTATCCCAGCGCGGAGCTGAAGGCGGTGTTCGAGCGCACCCTGGGCGTGCCGATCTTCCAGGAGCAGGTGATGGAGCTGGCGATGGTCGCCGCCGGCTTCAGCGCCGGCGAGGCCGACCAGTTGCGCCGCTCGATGGCGGCCTGGAAGCGGCGCGGCGGCCTGGAGCACTGGCGCGAGCGTATCCTCGGCGGCATGGCCGCGCACGGCTACGCTGCGGAATTCGCCGAGCGCGTGTTCGAGCAGATCAAGGGCTTCGGCAGCTACGGCTTCCCGGAATCGCACGCGGCCAGCTTCGCGCTGCTGGTCTACGCCTCGGCCTGGCTGAAGTGCCACCAGCCGGCGATCTTCGCCGCCGCCCTGCTCAACAGCCTGCCGATGGGCTTCTACGCCCCGGCGCAGATCGTCGCCGACGCGCGCCGGCACGGCGTGCGCGTGCTGCCGGTCGACGCGCTGGCCAGCGACTTCGACTGCACCCTGGAGGAACAGGACGGCAGCACCGGCGGCCTGGCCCTGCGCCTGGGCTTCCGGATCGCCGACGGCCTGGCCGAGGCGGCCATGCGGCGGCTGGTCGCGGCGCGCGCGCAGGCGCCGTTCGCCGAGGTCGGCGACCTGGCCCGGCGCGCCGCGCTCGACCGCGGCCAGTTGCAGAAGCTGGCCGCCGCCGGCGCCCTGCGCCGCCTGGCCGGGCACCGCCACCGCGCGCTGTGGGCGGTGGCCGGCACC carries:
- the lexA gene encoding transcriptional repressor LexA, whose product is MQLTDRQQAILDFLTAFQAGHGYPPTRAEIARAFGFSQARSAEDHLRALAAKGAIALEGGRSRGIRVLAGAGAGEEGDAGAPPAAADLLSLPLVGRVAAGAPILSDAHIAGRYALDRALFRPRPHFLLRVEGDSMREAGILDGDLIAVHRTPVAESGQIVVARLDDEITVKRLRRGADGGLALLPANPDYAPIPVDPARQAFAIEGLHVGVIRRG
- a CDS encoding cupin domain-containing protein; the protein is MQAQVRRADPAREYWFVEGCHILELLNDPADPALSVARARVPAGGRTRWHRLAATAERYLVLEGRGEVEVGELPAQAVGPGDLVLIPPGVRQRIANPGPEELVFLALCTPRFQAGNYQDLEGGDAAP
- a CDS encoding sulfite exporter TauE/SafE family protein, translating into MTWLAALFALTALLYAMVGFGGGSTYNALLVLAEVDYRLLPSIALVCNLIVVSGGAWRYARAGHLDPRFVAPFVLLSMPMAWLGGRLPIGREAFVLLLGLALLTAGLLMLFERRQATAAPPRRTPGQLALALALGAGIGLLSGLVGIGGGIFLAPLLHTLRLATPKAIAATASVFILLNSLAGLAGQAAKLGGLDHAGELLAWWPLFLAVLAGGQLGSWLGAGRFSERTVKRLTAVLVLYVAGRLLWVG
- the imuA gene encoding translesion DNA synthesis-associated protein ImuA gives rise to the protein MTALHQPAVAGTAADPALPVRPDLWRGRRNRSGTPASATGWPALDALLPGGGWPAGAVCEVLHGHDGCGELAVLLPVLARLASPARPLVWVAPPYRPFAPALRAHGLDLAALHLVEAAPQQALWAAEQCLRAGCCGAVLLWSASADGTALRRLQLAAETGRGHAFLLRDARHAGNPSPAPLRIVVRRERGEPVLRVLKCRGLLAPPAGELALVAGDAGRAGAVRPGPASPPARQAADAAPGATGLETRRAGAASGSAGARQATLFQPATRAAPHTARPDPATVRLPAPSSGRGADPAGAGRAVPVRLAAGQPSACLAPAASGSDCPAHPAAGPACLAHPAAGSGHPLQTVLAAVAGPASGAAGTPP
- a CDS encoding histidine phosphatase family protein; translation: MLPAQHLTLRCLTVLFLSAVIPAMAWAAPPAADAANATTTVYLVRHAEKADGDDPTLSPSGQTRAITLAHVLADAGLSAVFVTDTRRSRDTAAPVAAATGLAATRYDARDAQALAATVRADHAGQAVLVVGHSNTLDDLAAAFGAHGLADLDESQYDRLYVVQAGSNDVRLLQLRYGTPTH
- a CDS encoding addiction module protein — protein: MAKPVEDLAAQALNLPAEDRAKLVERLLESFEPRSPAQVAWLQLAATRRDAVRAGSVSMVPGDEALARIRSRIT
- a CDS encoding error-prone DNA polymerase — protein: MSADLPDYAELHCLSGFSFGRGAASADELFARAKRLGYRALAITDACSLAGIVRALEASEAHGVPLIVGAEFTLACGLKCVLLCADHAGYRRLCALITTARRRAGKGGYELRRSDVEAGSNDGLLALWLPGERPAPGQGRWLARQFPQRTWLAVELHRGPDDDARLALLLDLAARLDLPAVASGDVHMHERRRRALQDVLTAIRLGVPVAQAGHALFGNGERHLRTRRALAAIHPERLLAESVAIAARCSFSLRELSYRYPRELVPDGHDAASWLRSLTEAGLRRRWPGGEPLAVRDQVEQELALVGRLGYEAFFLTVEDVVRFARGRGILCQGRGSAANSAVCFALGITEVDPSRFRLLFGRFLSEERNEPPDIDVDFEHQRREEVIQYVYGKYGRERAALAATVIRWQPRSAAREVAKALGLPADQQDALSRVFARGQEGAALEVLLAEQGFAPDSPELARVLALVDELVRLPRHLSQHVGGFVIADEPLSSLVPVENAAMDGRTVIQWDKDDLEELGLLKVDVLALGMLSCLRRGLDLLARHRGRRLELATIPAEDPAVYAMLQGGDSIGVFQVESRAQMAMLPRLKPACFYDLVIQVAIVRPGPIQGGMVHPYLRRRNGEEPVDYPSAELKAVFERTLGVPIFQEQVMELAMVAAGFSAGEADQLRRSMAAWKRRGGLEHWRERILGGMAAHGYAAEFAERVFEQIKGFGSYGFPESHAASFALLVYASAWLKCHQPAIFAAALLNSLPMGFYAPAQIVADARRHGVRVLPVDALASDFDCTLEEQDGSTGGLALRLGFRIADGLAEAAMRRLVAARAQAPFAEVGDLARRAALDRGQLQKLAAAGALRRLAGHRHRALWAVAGTEPVPAAHARGRDAALTGFESRPAIGTLTSIPGSTAASTSASVIASAPASSVASSVAWASASAPDAADAHATGAASATAGADTPVENTGVSARPGRPTGTGRTARQAPLLLADDSAHERRVALRPPDRAAEVHADYAALGLSLAAHPLSLVRPRLARRGLLRALDLESLADGAPVRLVGLVTMRQRPATASGVTFVTLEDETGQVNLVVWRQVALRDRRALLESRLLAVRGHLQAAHGVRHLIAARLDSADALLPSLSAGSRDFH
- a CDS encoding DNA polymerase Y family protein → MSASLWACLRLADPALAAMQRRLATVPERLAVLDGPPQRPQVLACSDGARRAGVRPGLGLPAARALCPDLIALPRDAGAEQALWQLLGAWAYGFSDQVSLALPDAVVLEVGGSLRLFRGWPALERQLRGDLAQLGLAARLALAPRPRAAWVLAGLAGAASSPAAGRTAGGIRAAPSPAGALPAARAARGAVFSDGSARAACSPGIGPTMPSGKRDREDAGQAGVRAAGDLVRAIDAATSAPVSAVARDDALRRLLDDLPVSAAGFEPGALAAVRAMGFLRLRELAALPRDSLGRRIGAAALVQIDRLYGRAPDPLPGWQPPQGFEAVIEFDARPTAVEPLLFALRRLFAELAAALQARDGGVQRFRLVLLHEDVPATTVPVGLLRPERDPARLLELARARLERASLAAPVAGLALVADELPPFRPGLADLFAGAAERGDWPDLLERLRARLGDEAIRHPVEQADHRPERATALRPSALPTPGAPRLGVRRRDGGLPLPGTGVAAGVGACASARAAAGTAARGVPAALPADPRQAASRPVWLLPRPIPLRGRPARVLSGPERLETGWWDGGDLRRDYYVIETAQGQRAWAFCPVGERDGWMLHGWFA
- a CDS encoding DUF1905 domain-containing protein, which codes for MSSLTAPLRFQAPLLRPAQPRNASWSFLHVPAAASARLPSRGLVTVAGTLAGASFQATLSPDGQGSHWLKVERALREAAGVAVGDTVELAIAPAVEEPEPALPADLRRALAAHPAAKAQWASLTPVARRDWIFWIGSGKQAQTRTRRIAATCDMLASGKRRACCFDRSGRWSKGLSAPEPAA
- a CDS encoding type II toxin-antitoxin system RelE/ParE family toxin; translation: MRRSPASAAESREFLASPGRRSRTWRGGSLLRRTSKPLVARAFLAEFERVRDLLVENQYRGPHGEYGLRLYHLDRFPYTVVYEPDEQTGPQIYAVAHQHREPGYWAKRIDP
- a CDS encoding Uma2 family endonuclease; translated protein: MDERGLRGPPDWVIGVPSRSTAGLDPIHKLAAYERAVAFEVSWVHPFRRALSVFGLREGHTYAPRSPNWRERRVRQHGRLGCRLAAGD